The proteins below are encoded in one region of Vicia villosa cultivar HV-30 ecotype Madison, WI unplaced genomic scaffold, Vvil1.0 ctg.002679F_1_1, whole genome shotgun sequence:
- the LOC131639520 gene encoding growth-regulating factor 1-like isoform X1, whose protein sequence is MNKNKFPFTPSQWQELEHQALVYKYMASGISIPPDLLFTIRKSFLDSPISSRLLPNSQHHFGWNYLQMGLGRKIDPEPGRCRRTDGKKWRCSKEAYPDSKYCERHMHRGKNRSRKPVEVLKTTSTNNASSFASSSITKNSSSLSFDTQQHQNYPQNSCYGSNLQHSFMYPQTTSRASASSGIGLSFEDNNGSLFLDSNSCSQNNGDYRNRYVYGQKEEVDEYAFFKEPSGSTTMKSFSASSMEHDPWQLTPLTMSSSSSSSSLRQRSFSSLSNDYSCLQLQSLNEQSKQQEQEEPQKIVHRFFDELPHKGRDQWLDLDDKSSTTQLSISIPSSAHDFPTFTSRNHHDG, encoded by the exons ATGAacaagaacaagtttcctttTACTCCTTCACAATGGCAGGAGCTTGAACATCAAGCCCTTGTTTACAAGTACATGGCTTCTGGTATCTCTATTCCTCCTGATCTTCTTTTTACAATCAGAAAAAGCTTTTTGGACTCTCCTATCTCTTCAAGACTCTTGCCTAACTCCCAACATCACT tTGGATGGAACTATCTGCAGATGGGTTTGGGAAGAAAGATAGATCCTGAGCCAGGTAGATGCAGAAGAACAGATGGAAAAAAATGGAGATGCTCAAAAGAAGCATATCCAGATTCTAAATACTGTGAGAGACATATGCATAGAGGGAAAAACCGTTCAAGAAAGCCTGTGGAAGTTCTgaaaacaacatcaacaaataATGCTTCATCATTTGCAAGCTCGTCAATCACCAAGAATAGTTCTTCTTTGTCTTTTGATACACAACAACACCAAAACTACCCTCAAAATTCTTGCTATGGTTCCAATTTGCAACATTCCTTTATGTATCCTCAGACAACATCAAGGGCATCAGCATCTTCTGGGATAGGTTTGTCGTTTGAAGACAATAATGGTTCCTTGTTTCTTGACAGTAACTCTTGCTCTCAGAATAATGGAGATTACAG GAACAGGTATGTGTATGGACAAAAAGAAGAGGTAGATGAGTATGCATTTTTCAAAGAACCTTCTGGCAGCACTACTATGAAAAGCTTCTCTGCTTCATCAATGGAACATGATCCATGGCAACTAACACCACTCACTATGAGTTCATCCTCCTCCTCTTCATCTTTGAGACAGAGGAGTTTCTCTTCTCTGTCCAATGATTACTCTTGCTTgcaacttcagagcttgaatgaACAGTCAAAACAGCAAGAACAAGAAGAGCCTCAGAAAATTGTTCATCGCTTCTTCGATGAATTGCCACACAAAGGGAGAGACCAATGGCTTGATTTGGATGATAAATCGTCTACTACTCAACTCTCGATTTCTATTCCTTCTTCTGCTCATGATTTTCCTACTTTCACTTCAAGAAATCACCATG ATGGTTGA
- the LOC131639520 gene encoding growth-regulating factor 1-like isoform X2, with the protein MNKNKFPFTPSQWQELEHQALVYKYMASGISIPPDLLFTIRKSFLDSPISSRLLPNSQHHFGWNYLQMGLGRKIDPEPGRCRRTDGKKWRCSKEAYPDSKYCERHMHRGKNRSRKPVEVLKTTSTNNASSFASSSITKNSSSLSFDTQQHQNYPQNSCYGSNLQHSFMYPQTTSRASASSGIGLSFEDNNGSLFLDSNSCSQNNGDYRYVYGQKEEVDEYAFFKEPSGSTTMKSFSASSMEHDPWQLTPLTMSSSSSSSSLRQRSFSSLSNDYSCLQLQSLNEQSKQQEQEEPQKIVHRFFDELPHKGRDQWLDLDDKSSTTQLSISIPSSAHDFPTFTSRNHHDG; encoded by the exons ATGAacaagaacaagtttcctttTACTCCTTCACAATGGCAGGAGCTTGAACATCAAGCCCTTGTTTACAAGTACATGGCTTCTGGTATCTCTATTCCTCCTGATCTTCTTTTTACAATCAGAAAAAGCTTTTTGGACTCTCCTATCTCTTCAAGACTCTTGCCTAACTCCCAACATCACT tTGGATGGAACTATCTGCAGATGGGTTTGGGAAGAAAGATAGATCCTGAGCCAGGTAGATGCAGAAGAACAGATGGAAAAAAATGGAGATGCTCAAAAGAAGCATATCCAGATTCTAAATACTGTGAGAGACATATGCATAGAGGGAAAAACCGTTCAAGAAAGCCTGTGGAAGTTCTgaaaacaacatcaacaaataATGCTTCATCATTTGCAAGCTCGTCAATCACCAAGAATAGTTCTTCTTTGTCTTTTGATACACAACAACACCAAAACTACCCTCAAAATTCTTGCTATGGTTCCAATTTGCAACATTCCTTTATGTATCCTCAGACAACATCAAGGGCATCAGCATCTTCTGGGATAGGTTTGTCGTTTGAAGACAATAATGGTTCCTTGTTTCTTGACAGTAACTCTTGCTCTCAGAATAATGGAGATTACAG GTATGTGTATGGACAAAAAGAAGAGGTAGATGAGTATGCATTTTTCAAAGAACCTTCTGGCAGCACTACTATGAAAAGCTTCTCTGCTTCATCAATGGAACATGATCCATGGCAACTAACACCACTCACTATGAGTTCATCCTCCTCCTCTTCATCTTTGAGACAGAGGAGTTTCTCTTCTCTGTCCAATGATTACTCTTGCTTgcaacttcagagcttgaatgaACAGTCAAAACAGCAAGAACAAGAAGAGCCTCAGAAAATTGTTCATCGCTTCTTCGATGAATTGCCACACAAAGGGAGAGACCAATGGCTTGATTTGGATGATAAATCGTCTACTACTCAACTCTCGATTTCTATTCCTTCTTCTGCTCATGATTTTCCTACTTTCACTTCAAGAAATCACCATG ATGGTTGA